One Papio anubis isolate 15944 chromosome 18, Panubis1.0, whole genome shotgun sequence genomic window, AACGCCCTGCTCACAGagcaagaggctgagacaggccgGCCACCCCTCCCTGCTCTCTGGCTGTGGTGAGCAGCCGCAGGCCGAAGCCCCAAGCTCTGTTCCTTCTCACACCACGCTCCGGCCACCACCTAGAGCAGTGGAGACATCCACTTTCTGCCAAAAACCCTGCCGGGCTGAGGAGCACAGATCCTGGTCTAGCACCAGCAAGAGGTGCCTCCTACCTGGGGCCCCGCAGAGGGGCAGGcttggctgaggtgggaagccCGACCTAGGCCCCACCGCGTCGCTGTCCGAAGGAGGCTGGGCCTCATCCGTGCTGGGCAGAATCTTGGTCTCAGCCCCAACTGGGGTCCCTGTCCCTTTACCCTGGGAGGTCTGAGGGGCGTCCCCAGGGTTCCACCCTCGGTGCTGGGGCAGCCGTGGCGCCGTCTCCTTGTCCCATGGCCACTTGACCGCCAGCGCACTGTCCAGCAAGAAGGCTTTGCAGCTGGAGCTGGTGTCCATGGTGTAGTCGTGGCCCTGGTCGCAGCCCCACACGGCCTGGATGACGCCGCAGTACTCAGAGGACAGTGTCCTCTGAAGGTGGGGCAGGGCCCTGCAGCTGGCCGCGTGTCCGTGCACCCATCCCACCAAGCCGTGCAAGCACTGGGGGCTTGATGTGATCAGATCCACTGCAGAGAGTCAACAGAGATGTCAGCTCCACCGCTGGTGGGCACCCAGCCCACCCTCCACCGGGGGAGGACTCACCCAGACAGGCTCCCTCCTCTGCCCCTGTTGGGAGCTGGGCACCGACCCTGCAAAGGATCAGTGTGGCCATGAGCAGGACAAGCAGGCGCAGGTTCACAGCGCGTGTGGTACAGGACCCTCTCAAGGTCTCAAACCTCAGCGGTCCCCATAGGTAACCTTCTCTTCCCTCACCCCAGCTCCTCCCAGTTCGTCTCTCCACACCAATCCCAGGGCTATTCACACCGAGCCTGGGCATGGCCCATTCCCGCCACCCAGAGGCTGCCGCCAAGGCATGCCCTGTCCCTTCTCAGCACCCGTCACACTGCAGTGCTGACAGCCTGAACGTGCCCTCAACAGACTAGGGCGTACTTTGCACAAGGCTTCCGGCGACCCGTCGGGGAGACGTTGACCCTCTGCAGGAAGGACCTGAGGAGGCTGTGGCACTGGTAGAACTGGGCGTGGCAGCTCTTGCAGACAAACTGAGATAAAGTGGGGTCCTGGCGGACAGCCACCCCCAGCAGGCGCTGGAAGTCCCTGACGAGCACGCGCTCCTCTGCGGACGGCCTCTCCACGCTCGCTCCAGGCGCCCTCTCAGAGATGCCGCGCAGGCTTCTCGAGGAAAACTTCCCGTGGCAGAGGCGACAGTGACCCATGGCGAGAGCCCGGCCTGCTCCTGCACAGAGCGGCAGAAGGTGTTAGCAGCCAGCAAAGGCGGAGGCTCCCGAGCCCGGGGCGTCCCGGACTCCAGGTTCGAGGGCAGCGCCTGCATCGCCCTCCGCGCGGCCCCCGGACACAGCAAGCGGCTCGGGCGCGCGGCTCTAGGCGGGACAAGCCGCCCTGTGGGGGATGCGGCCGCTGGTCCAAGAAATCTTTCAAATTTCAAAGGCCTCTGAAAGCCTCCCAGCGAAACAGCTTCACGAGTGAAACCTGGAACTGCACCCTCCTCCCAGCGACCGCGAGACCCGGGGACGGCGCTGCGCCCTCCAGGAAACGCCGCGGTTTCCTGTCTGCAAGTGCAGGTGCCGCCTCCTTTCCTGCTCCCGGAGAACACGAAGCCGGAGAGGGCGATTCCCACGCGCGGGCGCCCAAGGGCGACCTGCCCGCGGTGACAGCGCTCCTCACGCCGGGTCCCTTCTGACCGAGCCCGCGGCCGGGGAGGCCGGGCCGGCGACGCCAGCGCCACGGAGCGCGGGGAAAACCGAGCCGGCCGCCCAGCGCCTATCCAGACGCAGACCCGAGTCCGCTGCGCGCTCGGCCGGGTGGAGGGGAGGCCGCGCCGCTTCCGGGCGTCCGTGCAGCTCCGCCCACGCGCAGCCCCCGCCGCGACCCCCGCCCGCCACGCCCGGGCCGTGGACCCACCTGCCTCGTCCACGCCGTCCTCACCCGCGTCCCCGCAGTGCCCAACCGGGCCCCAGGCGCGCCGCGCCGTCGCCCCGTCCACCCTCGACCCGCCGCTGAGGGAAGGGCGGCCCCGAGcacggccgccgccgccgcccgagGCCCCGCGCTGCCGGGCCGCCCCAGGGGACAGGAAGCGGCCCAGCCGGTCCCGCTTCATGGCAGCGGAGGACGCCAGCAGAACCCCGCGGGTGCTGCCCGGCCCCGCTCGGCCCGGCTCGAGGTTCCTGGAGGACCCGGCGTTCGGCTCCGCTCGGCGCGCTGGAAGGGAGGCGGGGCGGGCGAGGGGCGGAGCGAGAAGCAAAGCGAGGCGGGCGGGGCGGGCCAGGGGCCAGGGACGGGACCCCGCGGCCGAGGTTCCACGCGCGGTGCCAGCGCCCCCGCTCGTCCCCGCTCCCCTCTCCGGCCCGAGGGCGGCCGTGCCCGCCGCTGCCGCCAATGGAGCGCTGGCCTGGGGCGGGGCGCTGGGCGGAGGGGCTCGCCGAGACCTCACGACGAGCCCTCCAGGGAGAGGCGACGCGGCCCTCCCCGCCTCTTACCGTGAGAGACGGAGGCGCGGGGCGGGCAGGCGCCGGCGGAGGCCACGCGGCGCGCAGGTGGCGGGCGGGCTGCAGAGGGGACGGGGGCCGGGGTCTCACGTAGACAGGGGCCTGGCTGCCGCGGTTAGACGCCCTTGGCAACTCCGTGAGGGGCCCTTCCCGCCAGCCCCATCTAGAGACGGCGAAGGGGCCCGGCCCCGTCGCGACAACCCGCCCTAGCTCTGCCACCCCCGCCACTAACACCCGTGGGGCCCGAAGTACGCGCGGAGGGGGCCCGTCGCCGGAAGTGCGGCCGCGTCCCTTCCGGCGGTCCGCTGCTCGGGCGGCTCCCGCACCCGCGCCGGCTGCGTTCCGGGCTCCCAGGCGCCCGCCCCGCCCCTCGGCTACCGCCGCCGCCTCCCCCGCCCGGCGCCATGGCCGCTGCGGCCGGGGACGGCACGGTGAAGCCGCTGCAGAGCGCCATGAAGTTGGCCAACGGGGCCATCGAGCTGGACACCGGCAACCGGCCCCGGGTgaggcggggcgggggcggggcttGGCCGCCGAGGGTGGCCCCTGGAGGGACCCCCGCCCCGGGAGGGCGAGGACTGGGCCGGCTCGGGCTGGGGACGCGGGGGCAGGCGCCAACGGGGACCCCCCGCGGTTCCCGGGCGAGGACGGGGGCGGGGCGCAGCCGGGCGTGCAGTGACCTTGGACAGCTCAGATCCTGCCGGCCTCGGCTTTGCAGTCCGCTCGCTGAGCCGGCGCATGAGAGCCTGGGCTCCAGCTGTTGAGGAGATGCAGCGGGAGAGTCCCCAGGCCACCTTCCAAAACCCGTGTGACGAGCAGGTCCATGCGTTCGTGCACTTTTCTGGGCAGAGATGGTAGATTTAATCCGGTTGCCACAGGGGACGGAATCCAGAGAAGGCCACATGCCCGCTCGTTTGTGAGACTTTGCAGTCGCCTTAGGAAGGAAAAGCAGGCCGGAGGGGTGTGGCCCGTTTCTGAGATGGGGCCGAATCTAAGGTTGGCGACCAGGTAGAGAAGCCGGCTCAGCCACGCCCGGCTGCCCACGGAGGGAAGGAGCCTGCCTGTGCCTAGGAGAGGCCTCGTTCCTGAATCTGCCGCTTTCCCCAAGTTGGTTTTTAGGGCAGCAGGTGCCCCCACAAGTCAGAAATCCTGCCTGgattgtattttgtctttttctctgagGCGTAGACTTAAAGATAGGTAACTTAACAGCTAGGGATAAAACAAACACACCATATTGCTGGGcgcggtcgctcacgcctgtaatcctaacactttaggaggcctaggcggcggatcacctgaggtcaggcgttccagaccaacctggccaacgcggtgaaaccccgtctctactaagaatacaaaaattagccaggcgtggcagtgcacacctgtaatcctagctacttgggacgctgagtaggggaatcacttgaatccgggaggcggaggttgcagtgactcgagatcctgccactgtcctccaatctgggcgacagagtgagactctgtctcaacaaaacaaaccacCATACTGTGGTTCCGATGACCTGCACCTTGTCAGAGGGGTCACACGGCCTTGAAACGTAACATTCACATGTTCTAGGCTCCTGTGTACACTGGGAATACGTAACTCAGGGGTTCTGGGAAAGGGATTTCTCAGAACTTAAGCCGGGAAGTGATTTGAAAACTTCCAGTATCACTCCCTTTATCCTCTCAGGAAGtatttttttaagccactgagtgAATCACCCTTGAGTTGCACAAGAAGGAAACGCCACACAGAGTGAAAAATGACAGCAAACTGCTGAGGTCACTTCCCCAGGCCCACTGAATGAGAACATCAGTTCCTGTGCTGGAGAGAAAGGCAGTGAGAGGAGAAAGTGAGGTCCAGCTTGtccctggctctctctctctctcaggttcTGATGTGTTTTCCAAGTCTGCAGAGCAGTGATGCTGCCTGTGCCCCAGGCAGAAAACCGTGTTCCGGCTGCAGCCAACCACTGCAGGCTCAATGTCTCTGGTGTATCTCAGAGATAAGCAGGTGGTGGGTGTTCCTTGCTTATCCCACAAGGGGACCCGGAAGGAATGATGGAGTCACTTCCCTCCACAGGCCTGACCCCACTGTTCTCTTTCCTGGACACAGGAGGCATACACAGAATACCTGAGGACCATCCACTATATCTCCCAGGCGTTACTGGAAGAAGTGGAAACCACTAAAGGTACGGCTCagccggccgggcgtggtggctcatgcctgtaatcccaccactgtgggaagcagaggcgggcggatcacctgaggtcaggagttcgagaccaacctggccaacgtggcgaagccccgtctctactaaaaatacaaaaagtagctggccgtggtggcgggcacctgtaatcacagctactcgggagcgtgaggcagaagaatcacttgaacccaggaggcgtaggctgcagtgagccaagagatcaccccattgtactccagcctgggcaacaagagcgaaactcctcaaaaaaaaaaaaaaaaaaaaagtcatggctAAGGCCTGCTGCTCCCTCACGCTGGACAAATTGTGGGCAgcctaggccgggcgtggtggctcacgcctgtaatcctactactttggtaggccgaggcaggcggatcacaaggtcaagagatcgagaccatcctggctaacacggtcaaaccctgtctgtactaaaaatgcaaaaaagctgggtgtggtggcaggcgcctgttgtcccagctactcgggaggctgaggcaggagaatggcgtgaacctgggaggcagagcttgcagtgagccaagatcacaccactgcactccagcctgggcgatggagccaaactccatctcaaaaaaaaaaaaaaaattgtgggcaGCCTAGCCATTGATGAGTGCCAGGCTTCAGGGGGGTCTCCTGTATCCTTCCAGCCTGACTCAGTGTGATATAGTGGCAGGAAGGGATGAGTGTTGTGGGTAAGAGGATGGAGATTGGGGTGTGGCAAGACACTGGGTCCAGTGAGTGGCACAGAGGTGGGGCAGCATTCCAACAGTGGggtgtgcaaaggccctgaaataggagtgggtggggtggggctgtGTGCATGCCTTGGGTGGAACTGGGGCTGTTCTGGTGTGAAGGGAAACTTGAAG contains:
- the ZNF276 gene encoding zinc finger protein 276 isoform X1; this translates as MKRDRLGRFLSPGAARQRGASGGGGGRARGRPSLSGGSRVDGATARRAWGPVGHCGDAGEDGVDEAGAGRALAMGHCRLCHGKFSSRSLRGISERAPGASVERPSAEERVLVRDFQRLLGVAVRQDPTLSQFVCKSCHAQFYQCHSLLRSFLQRVNVSPTGRRKPCAKVGAQLPTGAEEGACLVDLITSSPQCLHGLVGWVHGHAASCRALPHLQRTLSSEYCGVIQAVWGCDQGHDYTMDTSSSCKAFLLDSALAVKWPWDKETAPRLPQHRGWNPGDAPQTSQGKGTGTPVGAETKILPSTDEAQPPSDSDAVGPRSGFPPQPSLPLCGAPGQLGEKQVPSSTSDDRVKDEFSDLSEGDVLSEDENDKKQNAQSSDESFEPYPERKVSGKKSESKEAKKSEEPRIRKKPGPKPGWKKKLRCEREELPTIYKCPYQGCTAVYRGADGMKKHIKEHHEEVRERPCPHPGCNKVFMIDRYLQRHVKLIHTEVRNYICDECGQTFKQRKHLLVHQMRHSGAKPLQCEVCGFQCRQRASLKYHMTKHKAETELDFACDQCGRRFEKAHNLNVHMSMVHPLTQTQDKALPLEAEPPPGPPSPSVTTEDQAVKPEPT